In one Trichlorobacter lovleyi SZ genomic region, the following are encoded:
- a CDS encoding ABC transporter permease subunit, with protein MTNIMKITLIGIFRDRVFQGIMALAVLFLFIPSAASLSMRQVTELSITLSLSLISFILLLLSVFLGATSLWRDMERRYTFSVLSLPLSRSSYLLGRFLGLALFLILTSAVLGAVSLLVIKVASGMYPPARPVVWNYLLLTLLFITFKYILLVAVAMLLSTVSTSFFLPVFGSICTFLASSITQQVYEFVHSTASVQAVSPFLKAVASVVYYLLPNLAGFDLKVNAIYSIAPNPQGLAMTVGYFAGYTAILLGSAALLFNRREMK; from the coding sequence ATGACCAACATTATGAAGATTACGCTTATAGGTATCTTTCGAGATCGAGTATTCCAAGGGATCATGGCCTTGGCTGTTTTGTTTCTTTTTATTCCTTCAGCTGCCTCGCTTTCTATGCGTCAGGTAACCGAGCTTTCTATTACACTCTCGCTTTCACTGATCTCGTTTATTCTGTTGCTTCTTTCAGTCTTTTTGGGGGCAACCTCGCTCTGGAGGGATATGGAACGACGCTATACCTTTAGCGTACTTAGCCTGCCTCTTAGCCGTAGTTCTTATCTGCTAGGCCGTTTTTTGGGCTTGGCCCTGTTCCTAATACTGACTTCAGCCGTACTTGGAGCGGTTTCGTTACTGGTGATCAAGGTGGCGTCAGGAATGTATCCTCCTGCTCGTCCCGTTGTCTGGAATTATCTGCTACTGACCTTACTGTTCATCACCTTTAAGTATATCCTGCTGGTAGCAGTGGCAATGCTGCTTTCCACGGTTAGTACTTCCTTCTTTTTGCCAGTTTTTGGCTCCATCTGCACATTTTTGGCCAGTAGCATTACTCAACAAGTCTATGAATTTGTACACTCTACGGCATCGGTGCAGGCGGTTTCACCGTTTTTAAAGGCTGTCGCGTCAGTCGTTTATTACCTGTTGCCTAATCTGGCTGGATTTGATCTGAAGGTGAACGCGATATACAGTATTGCCCCCAATCCACAAGGACTTGCGATGACTGTGGGCTACTTTGCTGGCTACACTGCCATTTTGCTGGGTAGTGCAGCTCTGCTGTTTAACCGGAGGGAAATGAAGTGA
- a CDS encoding tRNA (cytidine(34)-2'-O)-methyltransferase → MKTFNIVLIEPEIPPNTGNIARLCAATAATLHLVGKLGFSIDDRYLKRAGLDYWDKVDLKRWENLEQLQQQHPEGRFWYLSTKVARNCYEQGIYQPGDFLVFGKETAGLPAELLLANQERCLTIPMPGQVRSLNLSNAAAVVLYEALRQTGQLQ, encoded by the coding sequence ATGAAAACCTTCAACATTGTACTGATTGAGCCAGAAATACCACCTAACACCGGCAACATAGCCCGCCTTTGTGCAGCCACTGCTGCAACTTTGCATTTAGTCGGCAAACTGGGATTTTCCATTGATGATCGCTACCTGAAACGGGCCGGACTTGATTACTGGGACAAGGTTGACTTAAAGCGATGGGAGAACCTGGAACAGTTGCAGCAACAGCACCCGGAAGGCCGTTTCTGGTACCTCAGCACCAAGGTTGCCAGAAACTGCTATGAGCAGGGGATTTATCAACCAGGAGATTTTCTGGTCTTTGGCAAGGAAACCGCCGGCCTGCCGGCAGAGCTGCTACTGGCGAACCAGGAACGCTGCCTGACCATACCGATGCCGGGTCAGGTACGCAGCCTGAACCTGTCAAACGCTGCAGCAGTGGTGCTGTATGAGGCATTACGTCAGACAGGACAACTACAGTAG
- a CDS encoding ABC transporter ATP-binding protein, which translates to MYALDMQGLSKSFKGKKRQTVEALKGLTLSIEQGEVFGFLGPNGAGKSTTIKCLMGLIRPTSGTASIMGEAIGSEASRRNVGYLPENPAFYDYLTAEEYLQFVGKTFKMPDALLTRRSAEVLKQLELWEARKRPIRGYSKGMVQRVGLAQVLIHDPDVYILDEPMSGLDPIGRALVKEIIVDLKKRGKSVFFSTHITDDVEKVCDRVGILLHGELKLVDRVDAIMSRGIVGYQVRLKDADGAVLDEEVPKELLDRFLAEQVATGREIVLVEPRRKNLEDFFLSLVHGV; encoded by the coding sequence ATGTACGCTCTTGATATGCAGGGTCTGAGTAAATCATTTAAAGGTAAAAAACGCCAGACCGTTGAGGCGTTGAAGGGACTGACACTTTCAATAGAGCAGGGTGAGGTGTTCGGCTTTCTAGGCCCCAACGGTGCCGGTAAAAGTACGACCATCAAATGTTTGATGGGGTTGATCCGGCCAACATCCGGCACTGCTTCAATTATGGGAGAGGCGATCGGGTCAGAGGCTTCCCGTCGTAATGTCGGTTACTTGCCTGAGAACCCGGCTTTTTATGATTATCTGACAGCGGAAGAGTATCTGCAGTTTGTGGGTAAAACATTCAAAATGCCTGATGCACTGTTAACCCGCCGCTCTGCAGAGGTATTGAAACAACTTGAGTTGTGGGAAGCGCGTAAGCGTCCTATCCGTGGCTACAGCAAGGGGATGGTGCAGCGGGTCGGTTTGGCGCAGGTGCTGATTCATGATCCTGATGTCTATATTCTGGATGAGCCGATGAGTGGTCTGGACCCGATTGGTCGGGCACTGGTGAAGGAAATTATCGTTGATTTGAAAAAACGCGGGAAATCTGTTTTTTTCAGCACCCATATTACTGATGATGTTGAAAAGGTCTGTGACCGTGTAGGTATTCTGCTGCATGGTGAACTAAAGCTGGTGGACCGGGTGGATGCCATTATGTCACGTGGCATAGTTGGCTATCAGGTCCGTTTAAAGGATGCTGATGGAGCAGTGCTGGATGAAGAGGTGCCTAAAGAGTTGCTTGACCGTTTTCTTGCTGAACAGGTCGCAACTGGTCGTGAAATAGTCCTGGTTGAACCACGCCGGAAAAATCTGGAAGACTTCTTTCTTTCATTGGTGCATGGGGTGTAG
- a CDS encoding methyltransferase domain-containing protein → MQQIAGDDIQRELKLDIACGKNKRPGFVGVDLWEGADIVVDLWQFPWPFEDNSVDEVFCSHYIEHTPDLIAFINELYRIMKVGAKAEIIAPYYSSIRAWQDPTHLRAISEATFYYFSKKWRLINRLDHYPLTVDFNFDCNLLLDPYWQEKSEEEKKFAIRHYVNAVSDIQARLIKREHVDESLYLAEIASECWELGQFVEAIRFCEQLLERDMAGVDEYLMMADFYQKNDKFAKAFTMYRSALKFDNESFQAHCGLIRLLGSAGKVKKAQQYLENIRKTNQELADLIQGLL, encoded by the coding sequence ATGCAGCAAATAGCTGGAGATGATATTCAAAGAGAGCTGAAGCTAGATATCGCGTGTGGGAAAAACAAACGTCCCGGTTTTGTTGGTGTAGATCTTTGGGAGGGGGCGGATATTGTCGTTGATTTATGGCAATTCCCATGGCCTTTTGAAGATAATAGTGTTGATGAGGTTTTCTGCTCTCATTACATTGAGCATACTCCTGATCTCATCGCCTTTATTAATGAACTGTATCGCATTATGAAAGTAGGCGCGAAAGCTGAAATTATCGCCCCTTATTATTCCAGTATCAGGGCGTGGCAGGATCCCACTCACCTCAGGGCTATATCAGAGGCAACTTTTTATTATTTTAGTAAAAAATGGAGACTTATTAACCGATTAGATCACTATCCCCTGACTGTTGATTTTAATTTTGATTGTAATTTGCTTTTGGACCCTTATTGGCAAGAGAAAAGCGAAGAAGAAAAGAAATTTGCCATTAGGCATTATGTTAACGCTGTAAGTGATATTCAAGCGAGACTTATAAAGCGAGAACATGTTGATGAAAGTTTGTATCTTGCTGAAATAGCCTCTGAATGTTGGGAATTGGGGCAGTTTGTAGAAGCGATCAGATTCTGTGAACAGCTGCTAGAGCGTGATATGGCTGGGGTTGATGAGTATCTGATGATGGCAGATTTCTACCAAAAAAATGATAAGTTTGCTAAAGCTTTTACTATGTATAGAAGTGCTTTAAAATTTGATAATGAGTCATTTCAGGCGCATTGCGGCCTGATTAGGTTGCTCGGTAGTGCAGGCAAGGTCAAGAAGGCGCAGCAGTACTTGGAAAATATTCGTAAAACAAATCAAGAGCTTGCTGACTTAATACAAGGTTTGCTTTGA